Proteins encoded by one window of Cryptosporangium aurantiacum:
- a CDS encoding GntR family transcriptional regulator has translation MSETGPARGSRSRRKPLERPAPLRQVVTDEIADMIITGELQPGEHLVEQELAAQLGVSRQPVREALQRLHSEGWVDLRPGLGAFVHTPTAEEADQLLATRTLLEAESARLAAANATPAQVEQLRELQAAGEAAVAADDDAGMVAANAALHAQIMTMSGNKVLTELIALVDSRVRWYYRPIARSRGREAWDEHRELIEVIAGGNAKKAGDLMRKHTERTRKTYHAARPAQNAPDGRADGLETA, from the coding sequence ATGAGCGAGACGGGCCCGGCGCGGGGTTCGCGCTCCCGGCGCAAGCCGCTGGAGCGTCCGGCCCCGCTGCGGCAGGTAGTCACCGACGAGATCGCGGACATGATCATCACCGGTGAGCTGCAGCCCGGTGAGCATCTCGTCGAGCAGGAGCTCGCGGCCCAGCTCGGCGTGTCCCGCCAGCCGGTGCGCGAGGCGCTGCAGCGGCTGCACTCCGAGGGCTGGGTCGATCTGCGGCCCGGTCTGGGCGCCTTCGTCCACACGCCCACCGCCGAGGAAGCCGACCAGCTGCTCGCCACCCGCACGCTGCTGGAGGCGGAGTCGGCGCGTCTCGCCGCTGCGAACGCCACGCCCGCCCAGGTGGAGCAGCTGCGCGAGCTGCAGGCGGCCGGTGAGGCGGCGGTCGCCGCGGACGACGACGCGGGCATGGTCGCGGCGAACGCGGCGCTCCACGCGCAGATCATGACGATGTCCGGCAACAAGGTGCTCACCGAGCTGATCGCGCTGGTCGACAGCCGGGTGCGCTGGTACTACCGGCCGATCGCGCGGTCGCGGGGCCGGGAGGCCTGGGACGAGCACCGCGAGCTGATCGAGGTGATCGCCGGCGGCAACGCGAAGAAGGCCGGCGACTTGATGCGCAAACACACCGAACGCACCCGCAAGACCTACCACGCTGCACGGCCCGCCCAGAACGCGCCTGACGGCCGGGCCGACGGACTTGAGACCGCGTAA
- a CDS encoding formate dehydrogenase subunit delta, giving the protein MVGEKSVAPAAEPASAAEPASAAEFGRSAAPGRSAAPGRSAAPGGAPPERRLVNDIARQFAHLPSAAAADAVADHVRRFWDPRMRARLLTLADVGDDGLDPLAAAAAARLR; this is encoded by the coding sequence ATGGTCGGCGAGAAATCGGTCGCCCCCGCAGCCGAGCCCGCCAGCGCGGCCGAGCCCGCCAGCGCGGCCGAGTTCGGCAGGTCGGCCGCGCCCGGCAGGTCGGCCGCGCCCGGCAGGTCGGCCGCGCCCGGCGGGGCGCCGCCGGAGCGGCGGTTGGTGAACGACATCGCGCGGCAGTTCGCGCATCTGCCGTCCGCCGCGGCTGCGGACGCGGTCGCGGATCACGTGCGTCGCTTCTGGGACCCGCGGATGCGCGCGCGGCTGCTCACGCTGGCCGACGTCGGTGACGACGGCCTCGACCCGCTGGCCGCTGCGGCGGCCGCCCGTCTCCGGTGA